The Variovorax sp. PMC12 genome segment AGGGCTTGCCGGCGGCGCTCTGGCTGGCCAGCGCCTCGGGCGGCTGGTGGTAGTCGGGGCCGACCGCCGCGCAGGCCGCGAGCCCGGCGGCGACGGCCAGCGATGCGAGGCGGAATGCGAAGCTGGTCATGTCGTTCATCCCTTGTGCTGCGGCGCGGTGGCCGATGCGGCTGCGTTGTGCGCCGGCTTGTTCTCCAGCACCTGCACCGTGACGGTCTGGCCCGCGACGAGGCGCGCGCCCTGCGGCAGCGGATCGAGCTTGATGCGCACCGGAATGCGCTGCGCGAGCCGCACCCAGTTGAAGGTCGGGTTCACGCTGGGCAGCAGGTTGGCGCTGGTGGAGCGGTCGTGGTCGGCAATGCCGGCGGCCACGCTGTCGACCGCGCCTTCGAGCACCGCGCCGCCGCCCATGGGCGTGACGCGCACGCGGTCGCCGAGGTGGATGCGCGGCAGCTTCGTTTCCTCGAAATAGCCTTCGACGTAGAACGACTGCGCATCGACCAGCGCGAGCACCGGGCGGCCCGCCGCGGCGTAGCTGCCCTGGCGCAGGTCGAGGTTGGTGACGAGGCCGCCGGTGGGCGCGCGCACTTCGGCGCGCTGCAGGTTGAGCTTGGCCGAATCGAGCGCCACCTCGGCCTGCGCGACGGCGGCCTGCATCTGCTCGACACGAGAGCGGGTCTGCTCGCGCGACTCCTTCGAGATGAGGTCGTCGAGGCCGACGTTGCGCGCGTTCTCGCGCTGCACCTGCGCGCTCATGGCGCGCTGCGCGGCAAGCGCGGCCTGCGCCTGGCGCACGGCGAGGTCGTAGCGCGCGCGGTCCACCTCGAACAGCAGCGTGCCGGCGGCCACCGGTTGGTTGTCGCGGATCGGCACCGAGGTGACTAGGCCCGACACGTCGGGCGCGATCTGCACGACGTTGGCACGCACGCGGCCGTCGCGCGTCCACGGCGCAAGCTCGTAGTGGTCCCACAGTCGCAGGCCGGCCCAGACGGCGGCGGCCACCACCAGCACGGTGAAGAGAACGCGCCCCAGACGCGGGGCCCAGGGGTTGTCGGAGGAAGAACGTACGGCTTTCATTGGAATCTCGTTTCTTATTGGAAGCAGGAGGAGACGCGGCTCAGCGCGTAGAGCAGCAGCAGGTACAGCGCCATGTCGAACAGCGCCGGGTGCCACACCCAGCGGTAGGCGCCGGTGGCGGCCAGCAGGCGGCGCACCGCCCACAGCGCCAGCAGCGCGCCGAGGGCCAGCACCATGATCCAGGGCAGGTACAGGCCGTAGAAACTTGCTTCGCCGATCATGCGGAAGCTCCTTGAATGGGTGCGCCGGCCAGCACGGGCGGCGCGTCGGGGAACAGGTTGCGGCGCAGGCCGACCAGCGCGGTGACGGCGGAGCGCGAAGCGGCGGGCGCACCGGATGCCGGCGCGTCGGGCACGGCGTCGAGCACCGCGTTGAGCGCCTCGTCGATCTGCGGCAGCAACTCGGCCGGACGCGGGTTCATGCGGCCTTCGCCGCGCTGGCGGAAGAAGCGCGCGATGCCGCCCAGCAGCGCGGCCGAGGTGCTCATCGGCAGTTGCGCGCGCACGCGCTGCAGCACCGCGATGTCGGCGCCCATGCGCAGGTCGCGCAGCGCGTCGTTCGCGGCCACGCCTTCGACGGTGCCGCCGGCCTGCGCGATGCGCGGCGCCAGCAGGCCGATGCGGTCGAGCATGCGCACGGCATAGGCGTCGCTCTGCGCGTACTGCGGCTGCGAAGACGCGGCCATGTCGCCCAGTTCTCGCCAGGTGGCGCGCTGGATGCGCCGCGCGCTCCAGT includes the following:
- a CDS encoding efflux RND transporter periplasmic adaptor subunit, with translation MKAVRSSSDNPWAPRLGRVLFTVLVVAAAVWAGLRLWDHYELAPWTRDGRVRANVVQIAPDVSGLVTSVPIRDNQPVAAGTLLFEVDRARYDLAVRQAQAALAAQRAMSAQVQRENARNVGLDDLISKESREQTRSRVEQMQAAVAQAEVALDSAKLNLQRAEVRAPTGGLVTNLDLRQGSYAAAGRPVLALVDAQSFYVEGYFEETKLPRIHLGDRVRVTPMGGGAVLEGAVDSVAAGIADHDRSTSANLLPSVNPTFNWVRLAQRIPVRIKLDPLPQGARLVAGQTVTVQVLENKPAHNAAASATAPQHKG
- a CDS encoding DUF1656 domain-containing protein, with translation MIGEASFYGLYLPWIMVLALGALLALWAVRRLLAATGAYRWVWHPALFDMALYLLLLYALSRVSSCFQ